A window of Gemmatimonadota bacterium contains these coding sequences:
- a CDS encoding Ig-like domain-containing protein: MPPFRRLRARPRTILAALGLAGLSLLSCGRELTGPERGLRVASGLSFIGQYPGPLASVAEGAGSVVPFERVRIVFRRSDGSAALDTVVNFPSNADSIALDLRLELASDAPPQGEALALSLAYMNSAGDTVFRGGPIPVVAQVRAPGAPPPAPAPVPLTYTGPGANATAVVIAPETLTVTAGDPFSFSAVARDGQGNAVTGTPIVYTTLDPARATLTSQSAGSGTATALRGIARIEAQLPTGAASDTAYLVVLPRPGALAVVSGGAQSGLAGTALGQPVTVRLTATDGQPLADRAVSLAVTSGGGSVTALDTLTDATGLFRFSWTLGTAGAQSISVSSAGVTTITVGATAAPNGAVRMVITQEVGATYQAGDSIPALIAEAQLVDGSRDTTFADSVFLGFAINPTGAALVGVTRVRAVAGVARFEDFRLQRAGTGYQLLVGRPGLIADTSTAIAITARPASSLDLASGGGQTAAPGSPLPSPIIVRVTDPYANPIAGVIVSFATTNGTLGAAADTTDATGAASTTWTLGAVVGTQSMTVTASGLAGSPLTVNASGSAGIATTTLAPQLDTLTAIGASRLLVPTSRDGANNVTPGSYTWLSRDPAFVSVNDSGRVVAVANGAAWVVATEAGGTRDSARVVVDQRLATIRVSPDPRTIYLGASFQFSAVAVDGLGVALTNQPTFTWTTASGSIASISATGNATGVGLGGTQVRATAGAVTGVASLTVLTPITRIAVVRDSTGFAVSDTFSLAALARTRSYRAVAYDTLDVVMPGVTFAWASSNPSVASLDSVGTATARALAVANGFTAVRATAQGVVGTAALTVAQVMTAVELSPASVSVAPQGSVVLTARRRDANGFFIPGGTFTYASADGAIATISATGVVTGVAVGGATVTATSDAVTSSPTTVTVTNSVPAIISFGRDTLAIGRSAVNASIPVYLSRPNGAPVTVTLAVADTFAFFSTASVTIPAGQTAAAANLNGRNAGTTQVFATDGSATGYAGDTAVLAVQASVRFTNANYSLLVNDELSTQVLLTDPSPAGGTFITYTFGTPGRATVSPDPAFIPAGQLAANVVLRATAAGGTTVTPAATGVTGTASSISTLAAVLTLSRPYTSVGVGQFRNDWYVYTPQNVNTPVAVTLTSSDSAALRLDQPVVTIPAGSNYVYFTTRGEAPGASTITATAPGWTVASLPMTVTSPQLGLAGGGTLNTTNPEVGLTVYAEDSTNTAHWRSNALAITVSSSDTTVMRVNTPNVVIGAGQYFTSTLRVIPGGTPGTAWIRVTASGHRPDSVLYTTIGPRLRNQLATARVGAGQNRPDHYVYTPNNVTSPLVVRLASSNPAVATVPDSVVIPTNTNYAYYTLRGITPGTVQIVSTAVGYQPDTVGFLITSPKLYATGGGTHNNYAPPVGFTVYSADTLNQAHYATDTIRMAFSSSDTTVIRVTEADTILPGEYYTSNGRVSFVGVGSAWVRATAPGMRADSILYTVVQPRILFSFETYRIGRRQYRLPTDFYVYTPNNPATPLNATITQSNATADSLTGTALTIPTNLNYAYFGLAARQTGIDTLVVTAPGYLPDTAYVIITSPRLVGGGLSANVTTTTPPQATTIYVADSVGGYHYSLDTLLFSASSSNDAVVQPDSVGFRLPRGAYYVQPRVRFVGPGTGSITWSDSLGTGYGSVTSNTVTVTGPSLSFVNSYPVLGMRQYRLGTGAYVSIPNAIGAPLVVRLVSTDPAVATVPDSVIIPPGQNYAYVDVRAQSSIGTVQLQATALGYASASTTQQVTAPRFLISTTTTLRTTQPAPNLSVQAADANGSAHYVWEPVTVTLTSSSPTTASIDSASVVIAAGNYINSTARVQPLTPGTTQLTASDARIESYRYNEANVTVSVAIPTLGWSAGASPLRVGLGQWKEPYPSTPDYIAGPLTVTMSHATATSTTAPSAIIPNGGYYVYTRVTGAAPGADTITFSAPGYNNVRGAIDVAPGRIDALGSWPTTLASDSIQVTLYARDPDGNVTNVAAPTSFAIAVAGSALEARNGGVAITSVTIPTDAQSTTFWLRRLANGTAVVTITNAHYVTQVAPTVTVTGAP, encoded by the coding sequence ATGCCACCGTTTCGTCGGCTCCGCGCTCGCCCCCGCACGATCCTCGCCGCCCTCGGGCTCGCGGGATTGTCGTTGCTCTCCTGTGGCCGTGAGCTCACGGGCCCGGAGCGGGGACTGCGCGTCGCGAGCGGGCTCTCGTTCATCGGGCAGTATCCGGGGCCGCTCGCCTCGGTGGCCGAGGGAGCGGGGTCGGTCGTGCCCTTCGAGCGCGTGCGGATCGTGTTCCGGCGCAGCGACGGCAGCGCCGCGCTCGATACCGTCGTGAACTTCCCCTCGAATGCGGACTCGATCGCCCTCGACCTGCGCCTCGAGCTCGCGAGCGACGCGCCGCCACAGGGCGAGGCGCTCGCGCTCTCCCTCGCGTACATGAACTCGGCGGGGGACACCGTCTTCCGCGGCGGACCGATCCCGGTGGTGGCCCAAGTGCGCGCGCCGGGGGCGCCGCCGCCGGCCCCGGCGCCGGTCCCGCTCACCTACACCGGACCGGGCGCCAACGCGACGGCGGTCGTGATCGCCCCCGAGACGCTCACCGTCACGGCGGGTGACCCCTTCAGTTTCAGCGCGGTCGCGCGCGACGGCCAAGGCAACGCCGTCACCGGCACCCCGATCGTCTACACGACGCTCGATCCGGCGCGGGCGACGCTGACGTCGCAGAGCGCGGGCAGCGGCACGGCCACCGCCCTGCGCGGCATCGCGCGCATCGAGGCACAGCTGCCCACGGGCGCGGCGAGCGACACGGCCTACCTCGTCGTGCTGCCGCGCCCCGGCGCGCTCGCCGTCGTCAGCGGCGGTGCACAGTCGGGGCTCGCCGGCACCGCGCTCGGCCAGCCCGTCACCGTGCGTCTCACCGCGACCGACGGTCAGCCGCTCGCCGATCGCGCCGTCTCCCTCGCGGTGACGAGCGGCGGCGGCAGCGTGACAGCGCTCGACACACTCACCGACGCGACCGGACTCTTCCGCTTCTCCTGGACGCTGGGCACGGCCGGCGCGCAGAGCATCAGCGTGAGCAGCGCGGGGGTCACCACCATCACCGTCGGGGCGACCGCCGCGCCGAACGGCGCGGTGCGGATGGTGATCACCCAGGAGGTCGGCGCGACCTATCAGGCGGGCGACAGCATCCCGGCGCTCATCGCCGAGGCGCAGCTGGTCGATGGATCGCGCGACACGACCTTCGCCGACTCGGTGTTCCTCGGCTTCGCGATCAACCCGACCGGGGCGGCGCTCGTCGGCGTCACCCGGGTGCGCGCCGTGGCCGGTGTCGCGCGGTTCGAGGATTTCCGCCTCCAGCGCGCCGGCACCGGCTACCAGCTCCTCGTGGGGCGACCGGGTCTCATCGCCGACACCTCGACGGCAATCGCGATCACCGCCCGGCCCGCGAGCAGTCTGGACCTCGCGTCGGGCGGCGGTCAGACCGCCGCGCCGGGGTCCCCGCTGCCGTCACCGATCATCGTGCGCGTGACCGACCCGTACGCCAACCCGATCGCGGGGGTGATCGTCAGCTTCGCGACCACGAACGGAACGCTCGGCGCCGCGGCAGACACGACCGACGCCACTGGCGCGGCGAGCACCACGTGGACGCTCGGCGCCGTCGTCGGCACGCAGTCGATGACCGTGACGGCGAGCGGGCTCGCGGGCTCTCCGCTCACCGTGAACGCGAGCGGCAGCGCCGGCATCGCGACGACCACCCTCGCGCCGCAGCTCGACACCCTCACCGCGATCGGGGCGTCACGCCTGCTCGTGCCCACGTCGCGCGATGGCGCGAACAACGTCACGCCCGGCTCCTACACCTGGCTCTCGCGCGATCCCGCGTTCGTGAGCGTGAATGACAGTGGCCGCGTCGTCGCCGTCGCCAACGGCGCCGCCTGGGTCGTGGCCACCGAGGCGGGCGGCACGCGCGACTCGGCCCGCGTGGTGGTCGACCAGCGGCTCGCGACCATCCGCGTCTCGCCCGATCCCCGCACGATCTACCTCGGTGCCTCGTTCCAGTTCTCCGCGGTCGCGGTCGACGGGCTCGGTGTGGCGCTCACGAACCAGCCGACCTTCACCTGGACGACGGCGTCGGGATCGATCGCGTCGATCAGTGCGACCGGCAACGCGACCGGCGTCGGGCTCGGCGGGACGCAAGTGCGCGCGACCGCCGGAGCCGTCACCGGCGTGGCGAGCCTCACGGTGCTCACGCCGATCACGCGCATCGCCGTCGTGCGCGACTCGACCGGCTTCGCGGTGAGCGACACCTTCTCGCTGGCGGCGTTGGCGCGGACGCGAAGCTACCGCGCGGTCGCCTACGACACGCTCGACGTCGTGATGCCGGGCGTCACGTTCGCCTGGGCATCGTCGAACCCGTCGGTCGCGAGCCTCGACTCGGTGGGCACGGCGACGGCGCGTGCGCTCGCGGTGGCCAACGGCTTCACGGCGGTCCGCGCCACCGCGCAGGGCGTCGTGGGCACCGCGGCCCTGACCGTCGCGCAGGTGATGACCGCGGTCGAGCTCTCGCCGGCGAGCGTGAGCGTCGCACCGCAGGGCTCGGTGGTGCTCACGGCGCGCCGGCGTGACGCGAACGGGTTTTTCATCCCCGGCGGCACCTTCACGTACGCGTCGGCGGACGGCGCGATCGCGACGATCTCCGCGACGGGCGTGGTGACCGGTGTGGCGGTGGGCGGGGCGACCGTGACCGCGACGAGCGATGCCGTGACGTCGTCACCGACGACGGTGACGGTGACCAACAGCGTGCCGGCGATCATCTCGTTCGGACGCGACACGCTCGCGATCGGGCGCTCGGCGGTGAATGCGTCGATCCCGGTCTATCTCAGCCGCCCGAACGGCGCGCCGGTGACGGTGACCCTCGCCGTCGCCGACACCTTCGCCTTCTTCTCGACCGCGTCCGTCACGATCCCGGCCGGGCAGACCGCCGCGGCGGCGAACCTCAACGGGCGCAACGCGGGCACGACGCAGGTGTTCGCGACCGATGGCAGCGCGACAGGCTACGCCGGCGACACGGCGGTGCTCGCGGTGCAGGCGTCGGTCCGCTTCACGAACGCGAACTACTCACTGCTCGTGAACGACGAGCTCTCGACGCAGGTGCTGCTCACCGATCCCTCGCCGGCGGGCGGGACGTTCATCACATACACCTTCGGTACGCCAGGTCGCGCGACGGTGTCGCCGGACCCGGCGTTCATCCCGGCGGGCCAGCTCGCGGCGAACGTGGTGCTGCGGGCGACAGCGGCGGGCGGGACGACGGTGACCCCGGCGGCCACGGGGGTGACCGGGACCGCCTCGTCGATCAGCACGCTCGCGGCGGTGCTCACCCTCTCGCGCCCGTACACGAGCGTCGGCGTCGGGCAGTTCCGCAACGACTGGTACGTGTACACGCCGCAGAACGTGAACACGCCCGTCGCGGTCACGCTCACGAGTTCCGATTCCGCCGCGCTCCGCCTCGACCAGCCGGTTGTGACGATCCCCGCCGGCAGCAACTACGTGTACTTCACGACGCGCGGCGAGGCGCCGGGCGCGTCGACCATCACCGCGACGGCGCCCGGCTGGACCGTCGCGAGCCTGCCGATGACGGTGACGTCGCCGCAGCTCGGGTTGGCGGGCGGCGGGACGCTCAACACGACGAATCCCGAGGTCGGCCTGACGGTGTACGCCGAGGATTCGACGAACACCGCGCACTGGCGCTCCAACGCGCTCGCGATCACGGTGTCGTCGAGCGACACGACCGTGATGCGCGTCAACACGCCGAACGTCGTGATCGGTGCGGGGCAGTACTTCACGAGCACGCTGCGCGTGATCCCCGGCGGCACGCCGGGCACCGCGTGGATCCGCGTGACGGCGAGCGGTCATCGACCGGACTCGGTGCTGTACACGACGATCGGGCCGCGGCTCCGGAACCAGCTCGCGACCGCGCGCGTGGGCGCGGGGCAGAACCGGCCCGACCACTACGTCTACACGCCGAACAACGTGACGTCACCGCTGGTCGTGCGCCTCGCCTCGAGCAATCCGGCGGTCGCGACCGTCCCCGACTCCGTGGTCATCCCGACCAACACGAACTACGCCTACTACACGCTGCGCGGCATCACGCCCGGTACGGTGCAGATCGTCTCGACCGCGGTCGGCTACCAGCCGGACACGGTCGGGTTCCTGATCACGTCACCCAAGCTTTATGCCACGGGAGGCGGGACGCACAACAACTATGCGCCACCGGTCGGTTTCACCGTGTACTCGGCGGACACGTTGAACCAGGCGCACTACGCCACGGACACCATCCGGATGGCGTTCAGCTCGTCCGACACGACCGTGATCCGCGTGACGGAGGCGGACACCATCCTACCGGGCGAGTACTACACGTCGAACGGTCGCGTGAGCTTCGTCGGCGTCGGATCGGCGTGGGTGCGGGCGACCGCCCCCGGCATGCGCGCGGACTCGATCCTCTACACCGTGGTCCAGCCGCGCATCCTGTTCAGCTTCGAGACGTATCGAATCGGACGTCGCCAGTACCGACTGCCGACCGACTTCTACGTCTATACGCCGAATAACCCAGCCACCCCGCTCAACGCGACGATCACGCAGTCGAACGCGACGGCGGACTCGCTCACCGGCACGGCGCTCACCATCCCGACCAACCTGAACTACGCCTACTTCGGCTTGGCCGCGCGACAGACGGGGATCGACACGCTCGTCGTGACGGCGCCGGGCTACCTCCCCGACACGGCGTACGTGATCATCACCAGCCCCCGTCTCGTCGGCGGCGGGCTCTCGGCGAACGTGACGACGACCACACCGCCGCAGGCGACGACGATCTACGTCGCGGACTCGGTCGGCGGCTACCACTATTCGCTCGACACGCTCCTCTTCAGCGCGAGCTCCAGCAACGATGCCGTGGTGCAACCCGACAGCGTCGGATTCCGGCTTCCGCGCGGTGCGTACTACGTGCAGCCGCGCGTCCGCTTCGTCGGCCCGGGCACGGGGAGCATCACCTGGAGCGACTCGCTGGGGACCGGCTATGGCAGCGTCACGTCGAACACGGTCACCGTCACCGGCCCCTCGCTCAGCTTCGTGAACTCGTATCCGGTGCTCGGCATGCGGCAGTACCGGCTCGGCACCGGCGCCTACGTCTCCATCCCCAACGCGATCGGCGCGCCCCTCGTCGTGCGCCTCGTCTCGACCGATCCGGCCGTGGCGACGGTGCCCGACAGCGTGATCATCCCGCCGGGCCAGAACTACGCCTATGTCGACGTGCGCGCTCAGAGCAGCATCGGCACGGTCCAGTTGCAGGCGACGGCCCTCGGGTACGCCAGCGCGTCGACCACGCAGCAGGTCACCGCGCCGCGCTTCCTGATCTCGACCACGACGACGCTGCGCACGACGCAGCCCGCACCGAACCTCTCCGTCCAGGCCGCGGACGCGAACGGATCGGCGCACTACGTCTGGGAGCCGGTCACCGTCACGCTCACCTCGTCGTCGCCGACCACGGCGTCCATCGATAGCGCGTCGGTGGTGATCGCGGCGGGCAACTACATCAACAGCACGGCGCGCGTGCAGCCGTTGACACCCGGCACGACGCAACTCACGGCCAGTGACGCGCGGATCGAGAGCTACCGCTACAACGAGGCGAACGTCACGGTCTCCGTCGCGATCCCGACGCTCGGATGGAGCGCGGGCGCGTCCCCGCTCCGGGTGGGTCTCGGACAGTGGAAGGAGCCGTATCCCTCGACGCCGGACTACATCGCCGGTCCGCTGACGGTGACCATGAGCCATGCGACGGCGACGAGCACCACGGCGCCCAGCGCGATCATCCCGAACGGTGGCTACTACGTCTACACGCGCGTGACCGGCGCCGCGCCCGGCGCCGACACGATCACCTTCTCGGCGCCGGGGTACAACAACGTCCGCGGCGCGATCGACGTCGCACCCGGCCGGATCGACGCGCTCGGGAGCTGGCCGACGACGCTGGCGAGCGATTCGATCCAGGTGACGCTCTATGCGCGTGATCCCGATGGCAACGTGACGAACGTGGCCGCACCGACCAGCTTCGCCATCGCCGTCGCCGGGAGCGCGCTCGAAGCCCGGAACGGGGGCGTGGCGATCACCTCCGTGACGATCCCCACCGACGCCCAGTCGACGACCTTCTGGTTGCGGCGGCTCGCGAACGGCACGGCGGTCGTCACCATCACCAATGCGCACTACGTCACGCAGGTCGCCCCGACGGTGACCGTCACGGGAGCCCCATGA
- a CDS encoding VTT domain-containing protein, translating to MRFRRFLTWCWAALVLGVGLTYLLHPELFTAEQFQALLTRWGPWAFPGFVVASVLRGPLLIPSTPVVIAGGAFFPEALPAVLVVSMLGIVLSATLLYRFPGFAGYDTLLAERYPEKLDHLRTRLVGPGATWFVALWAFTPVVPTDLICYAAGLVRMPYRRMIAGIIIGELPLVTGYILLGTKLLDFLPI from the coding sequence GTGCGCTTCCGCCGTTTTCTGACCTGGTGCTGGGCCGCGCTCGTCCTTGGCGTCGGCCTCACCTACCTTCTCCATCCCGAGCTCTTCACGGCCGAGCAGTTCCAAGCCCTGCTCACCCGCTGGGGGCCGTGGGCGTTCCCGGGGTTCGTCGTCGCCTCCGTCCTCCGGGGCCCGCTGCTCATCCCCAGCACGCCGGTGGTCATCGCCGGAGGAGCCTTCTTCCCCGAAGCGCTCCCGGCAGTCCTCGTCGTCTCCATGCTCGGGATCGTCCTCTCCGCCACCCTGCTCTATCGCTTCCCCGGGTTCGCGGGATACGATACACTGCTGGCGGAGCGCTACCCGGAGAAGCTGGACCACCTCCGGACGCGCCTCGTCGGCCCGGGCGCCACCTGGTTCGTGGCGCTCTGGGCCTTCACTCCGGTGGTGCCGACCGACCTCATCTGCTACGCGGCCGGCCTCGTCCGGATGCCGTACCGGCGGATGATCGCGGGGATCATCATCGGGGAGCTTCCCTTGGTCACCGGGTACATCCTCCTGGGGACGAAGTTGCTGGACTTCCTCCCCATCTGA
- a CDS encoding methyltransferase domain-containing protein encodes MIEHIRHIKTSGTIVGSSPFLVSRMLRAIDFARARTIVQLGVGTGCITRGLLRRMRPDARLISLELNQVFVEENREIDDPRLTLLQRCASTLPRLAVELELGPIDYIVSSLPLAIMNSVVVERILRDSDRLLAPDGMFLQYQYSLSQRRALERRFGDVRVGFTLANIPPAFVYECSPQLAQAAAL; translated from the coding sequence TTGATCGAGCACATCAGGCACATCAAGACGTCGGGGACGATCGTGGGCAGCTCGCCGTTCCTGGTGAGCCGCATGCTCCGCGCGATCGATTTCGCGCGCGCGCGGACGATCGTCCAGCTCGGGGTCGGGACGGGGTGCATCACGCGCGGCCTGCTCCGCCGCATGCGGCCCGACGCGCGGCTCATCTCGCTCGAGCTCAACCAGGTGTTCGTCGAGGAGAACCGCGAGATCGACGATCCGCGGCTCACGCTTCTCCAGCGTTGCGCGAGCACCCTTCCCCGGCTCGCGGTGGAACTCGAGCTCGGGCCCATCGACTACATCGTCTCCAGCCTGCCGCTGGCGATCATGAACTCGGTGGTGGTCGAGCGGATCCTCCGCGACTCGGACCGTCTCCTCGCGCCGGACGGGATGTTCCTGCAGTACCAGTACTCGCTGTCGCAGCGCCGGGCGCTCGAGCGGCGGTTCGGGGATGTGCGCGTGGGGTTCACACTCGCCAACATCCCGCCGGCGTTCGTGTACGAGTGCTCGCCGCAGCTGGCGCAGGCAGCGGCGCTCTAG
- a CDS encoding deoxyhypusine synthase gives MAKKEERARGGFKASRHGDGKATRASAAGNKAEQKRAAEQREAKSTKVGTKAVSPLLRGKKIDPRKLDGTETVVQLVEGAFQSYNSGRLREGCQLFTQLMLEKNVTVGMTLTGALTPAGLGMSTIIPLMEAGFVDWIISTGANLYHDTHFGLGLSMHRGNPQASDTQLREEGVVRIYDVFFDYDVLLSTDAFFRKIIRAPEFQRTMSSAEFHHLCGKYLVEREKALGIPQKSLLAAAYRCGVPIYTSSPGDSSIGMNIAALQLEGGTCVIDPNQDVNETASIVLHAKRSGGESAVLIAGGGSPKNFMLQTEPQIQEVLGIDEKGHDYFLQITDARPDTGGLSGATPAEAVSWGKIDPDKLPDAVVCYLDSTIALPILTSYALAKRKPRKLKRLYDKRGEMMQTLRDEFAKANR, from the coding sequence ATGGCGAAGAAGGAGGAGCGCGCGCGCGGGGGCTTCAAGGCATCCCGTCACGGCGACGGCAAGGCGACACGCGCCAGCGCCGCGGGCAACAAGGCGGAGCAGAAGCGCGCCGCGGAGCAGCGCGAGGCGAAGAGCACGAAGGTCGGCACCAAGGCGGTGAGCCCGCTGCTGCGCGGCAAGAAGATCGACCCGCGCAAGCTCGACGGCACCGAGACGGTCGTGCAGCTCGTCGAGGGCGCGTTCCAGAGCTACAACTCGGGGCGCCTCCGCGAGGGGTGCCAGCTCTTCACGCAGCTCATGCTCGAGAAGAACGTGACCGTCGGCATGACGCTCACCGGCGCGCTGACGCCGGCGGGCCTCGGGATGAGCACCATCATCCCGCTCATGGAGGCCGGCTTCGTCGACTGGATCATCTCCACCGGCGCCAACCTCTACCACGACACGCACTTCGGGCTCGGCCTGTCGATGCACCGCGGCAACCCGCAGGCGAGCGACACCCAGCTGCGCGAGGAAGGCGTCGTCCGCATCTACGACGTCTTCTTCGACTATGACGTGCTGCTGTCCACGGATGCGTTCTTCCGCAAGATCATCCGCGCGCCCGAGTTCCAGCGCACCATGTCGAGCGCCGAGTTCCACCACCTCTGCGGCAAGTACCTCGTCGAGCGCGAGAAGGCGCTCGGCATCCCGCAGAAGTCGCTCCTCGCCGCGGCCTACCGCTGCGGCGTGCCGATCTACACCAGTTCGCCGGGCGACTCGAGCATCGGCATGAACATCGCCGCCCTCCAGCTCGAGGGCGGGACGTGCGTGATCGACCCCAACCAGGACGTGAACGAGACGGCGAGCATCGTGCTGCACGCCAAGCGGAGCGGCGGCGAGAGTGCGGTGCTCATCGCCGGTGGCGGCTCGCCGAAGAACTTCATGCTCCAGACCGAGCCGCAGATCCAGGAGGTGCTCGGGATCGACGAGAAGGGGCACGACTACTTCCTGCAGATCACCGACGCGCGCCCGGACACGGGCGGGTTGAGCGGCGCGACGCCGGCCGAGGCGGTGAGCTGGGGGAAGATCGACCCGGACAAGCTGCCGGATGCGGTGGTCTGCTACCTCGACTCGACCATCGCGCTGCCGATCCTCACGAGCTACGCGCTGGCCAAGCGGAAGCCACGCAAGCTGAAGCGGCTCTACGACAAGCGCGGGGAGATGATGCAGACGCTCAGGGACGAGTTCGCGAAGGCGAATCGCTGA
- a CDS encoding TIGR00730 family Rossman fold protein: MAWALTEDARLLQSGGPKADFRSTDPWRVMRIMGEFIEGFDKLAKVEKGVSIFGSARTHPDDPQYLAAVEVGKLLGEKGFSIITGAGPGIMEAANKGARLAGAPSIGCNIELPFEQGTNPYVDTNVAFRYFAVRKTMFIKYSSAFIIFPGGFGTFDELFEALTLIQTGKISQFPVVLFGTHYWAGLVRWLNSRVLAERKISPGDMDLMVVTDDPAEAARVVEQAYELQLKTARKRAENR, translated from the coding sequence ATGGCGTGGGCGCTCACCGAGGACGCCCGGCTCCTGCAGTCGGGCGGCCCCAAGGCCGACTTCCGGAGCACCGACCCCTGGCGCGTCATGCGCATCATGGGCGAGTTCATCGAGGGCTTCGACAAGCTCGCCAAGGTCGAGAAGGGCGTCTCCATCTTCGGCTCGGCGCGCACGCATCCCGATGACCCGCAGTACCTCGCCGCGGTCGAGGTCGGCAAGCTCCTCGGCGAGAAGGGCTTCTCGATCATCACCGGCGCCGGCCCGGGGATCATGGAAGCGGCCAACAAGGGCGCGCGCCTCGCGGGCGCGCCGAGCATCGGCTGCAACATCGAGCTGCCGTTCGAGCAGGGGACGAATCCCTACGTCGACACGAACGTCGCCTTCCGCTATTTCGCGGTCCGCAAGACGATGTTCATCAAGTACTCGAGCGCGTTCATCATCTTCCCCGGCGGCTTCGGGACCTTCGACGAGCTCTTCGAGGCGCTCACGCTGATCCAGACGGGGAAGATCTCGCAGTTCCCGGTGGTGCTCTTCGGGACGCACTACTGGGCCGGGCTGGTGCGCTGGCTCAACAGCCGGGTGCTCGCCGAGCGGAAGATCTCGCCCGGGGACATGGACCTGATGGTGGTGACCGACGATCCCGCCGAGGCGGCGCGGGTGGTGGAGCAGGCCTACGAGTTGCAGCTCAAGACGGCCCGGAAGCGGGCGGAGAACCGATAG
- a CDS encoding alkaline phosphatase family protein produces the protein MTAVILVADGVRPDTLAAAIDAGQLPALAALRRDGASHVVTSVFPSVTGPAYVPFLMGLHPGEAGIPGIRWWDRAGTRAYAHGNARSYVGFEALRQDGDLTIAHPTLFELAERPLAALTPIGRGLRDDARLGAGIASWPRMAWTHFRGDTRGWLRLEAALADRVAARAATGAHDLVLFAHQCIDKFSHLRGHDAPEVLAAMRGVDDMVARLRDDAARAGRPLDLLVVSDHGHSPVHAHLDLADLVRARGHGVLAHPWTFAGGDDVAVMVSGNAMAHLYLELGRRERPWWPVLGRQWGSLVAELGAHPAVDLLLLPHGPDSCEVRSATRGAAFVRRTRRGGLRYEPTDGDPLELASALDASGTLGGEAGLDADAAYDASRGTTYPDALTQVLALAGSQRAGEIIVSAAPGWDLRSRWEPIPHRSTHGSLRREHLLVPLLTTLVPDRVPRRTADVFRLARQAMAMTRA, from the coding sequence GTGACCGCCGTCATCCTCGTCGCCGACGGAGTCCGCCCCGACACCCTCGCGGCGGCGATCGACGCGGGACAGCTCCCCGCCCTCGCAGCGCTCCGGCGCGATGGGGCGTCGCACGTGGTCACCTCCGTCTTCCCCTCGGTGACCGGACCGGCGTACGTGCCGTTCCTCATGGGACTGCATCCGGGCGAGGCGGGGATCCCCGGCATCCGCTGGTGGGACCGTGCGGGCACGCGCGCCTATGCGCATGGCAACGCGCGGAGCTACGTCGGGTTCGAGGCACTGCGGCAGGACGGCGACCTCACCATCGCACATCCGACCCTCTTCGAGCTCGCCGAACGGCCGCTCGCGGCGCTCACGCCCATCGGGCGCGGCCTGCGCGACGACGCACGACTCGGCGCGGGGATCGCGTCGTGGCCGCGAATGGCGTGGACGCACTTCCGCGGGGATACGCGTGGCTGGCTGCGCCTCGAGGCGGCGCTCGCCGACCGCGTCGCGGCGCGTGCCGCGACCGGTGCGCATGACCTCGTGCTCTTCGCGCACCAGTGCATCGACAAGTTCTCGCACCTCCGCGGGCACGACGCGCCGGAGGTGCTCGCCGCGATGCGCGGCGTCGACGATATGGTCGCCCGCCTTCGCGACGACGCGGCGCGCGCCGGACGTCCGCTCGACCTCCTCGTCGTGAGCGACCACGGGCACTCGCCGGTCCATGCGCACCTCGACCTCGCCGACCTCGTGCGCGCGCGCGGGCACGGCGTGCTCGCGCACCCGTGGACCTTCGCCGGTGGCGACGACGTCGCGGTGATGGTGAGCGGCAATGCGATGGCGCACCTCTACCTCGAGCTCGGCCGCCGCGAACGCCCCTGGTGGCCCGTCCTCGGTCGGCAGTGGGGATCGCTCGTGGCCGAGCTCGGGGCACACCCTGCGGTCGACCTGCTCCTCCTGCCCCACGGGCCCGACTCCTGCGAGGTGCGGTCGGCGACGCGCGGTGCGGCGTTCGTGCGGCGCACCCGGCGCGGCGGCCTGCGCTACGAGCCGACCGACGGCGATCCGCTCGAACTGGCGTCGGCGCTCGACGCCTCCGGCACGCTCGGCGGCGAGGCGGGGCTCGATGCCGACGCGGCGTACGACGCGTCGCGCGGGACGACCTATCCGGATGCTCTCACGCAGGTGCTCGCGCTGGCCGGATCGCAGCGCGCGGGAGAGATCATCGTCTCGGCGGCGCCGGGCTGGGACCTGCGATCCCGGTGGGAGCCGATCCCGCACCGCTCGACCCACGGTTCGCTGCGCCGCGAGCACCTCCTCGTCCCGCTACTGACCACGCTCGTGCCGGATCGCGTGCCGCGGCGGACAGCCGACGTCTTCCGGCTCGCCCGTCAGGCCATGGCAATGACGCGCGCGTAG